A window of Castanea sativa cultivar Marrone di Chiusa Pesio chromosome 1, ASM4071231v1 contains these coding sequences:
- the LOC142606699 gene encoding ATP-dependent DNA helicase homolog MER3 — MDSYTLKSVLDLPAHFRSVFKFRYFNSLQSECFTVCFHSDANMVISAPTGSGKTVLFELCILRLLSKFISEDGRFIHIKGTLKTIYIAPSKALVQEKLRDWNEKFGSWGINCLELTGDNEFYNIKNIQDADIILTTPEKFDAVTRYRIKDGGLSFFSDIALLLIDEVHLLNDPRGATLEAIVSRIKMLSRNPELRSSPLAHVRFLAVSATIPNVEDLAEWLLVPVQGLKRFGEEMRPVKLTTKVFGYTPAKNDFLFEKRLQNYIFDILMQFSRGKSALVFCSTRKGAQEAAQCLSQIAMTFGYSNPFIKSSEQKERLREASLSCSDKQMQSYIIFGVGYHNGGLCLKDRNLIEGLFLKGDIQILCTTNTLAHGINLPAHTVVIKSTQHFNKEKGLYMEYDRSTILQMCGRAGRPPFDDTGMVIIMTRKETVHLYENLLNGCEVVESQLLPCVTEHLTAEIVQLTVSDITKAIEWLKCSYLYVRMKKNPENYAVKKGTSIGRIERHMQEICVQKVNELSQHQMIWTDEDGFLLKSLDPGKLMTKYYLKFDTMKHIMQTPVNCTIEDALHIICRAEEIAWIQLRRNEKKLLNDINTDKDGRLRYHILDDKGKRKKRIQTREEKIFVLANDCLTGDPSVHDLSLSQDMNSICSNGSRIVKCMKEYFIYKKNYKGALNSTLLAKSLYQKLWDDSPYLLKQLPGIGMVTAKALHSMGINSFETLAEADPRRIEIVTGRKYPFGNHIKDSLHSLPPKVDMKVEEIECKRQGKSKLVVTLTRLTQSVQSTKRHYADMIVGSEEENLIIFHEKISLEEFSSPYSATILLSNPHQGKLTIKADLIFEEYIGIDLRQKLLLMKENNLSMNYNKRNNQPCSFPLPEEVYIIDDDEPTSRAPAKEHNRSVNSERKNDSLPTFNLLDEDMWEGEPDVEDKEDDCKIITEKTVFDHIREKSKNFPILAASSSACSPLAETLIFTRKRTREKQLELQSEVEVLEETDRNKIPRQSVVNPSSETIEAEDYGLGTNKCMTPTHHITARSLDTMIEGGPPPESDESTLKTSIEESIFDHIRRKSKNFPVINKSKTEDFESLLWTKEHFSDSQAGFSSASSEILKEMNPDKVLRTSDSESTEVKRNIYFGSSYGLLNLPPRVSSTNADSSSIKMLSFDISMLKNREQLAEPVSSMKSSSKPQCSPRESKRQQCSPNEFKRQCCSLETASETKEADSFLGFKSVFSFL, encoded by the exons ATGGATTCATACACACTGAAGTCCGTGTTAGATTTGCCTGCACATTTTCGTTCAGTTTTTAAATTCAG GTACTTCAATTCACTGCAAAGTGAATGCTTTACTGTTTGCTTCCATTCCGATGCAAACATGGTTATTTCAGCACCAACAGGAAGTGGTAAAACGGTGCTCTTTGAGCTTTGCATTTTGAGGCTTCTCTCAAAGTTCATCTCTGAAGATGGGAGGTTCATCCATATAAAGGGAACCCTCAAAACA ATCTATATAGCCCCATCTAAGGCCTTAGTACAAGAGAAGCTCCGTGATTGGAATGAGAAGTTTGGATCATGGGGGATAAATTGCCTGGAGTTGACTGGTGATAATGAATTTTACAACATAAAGAATATTCAAGATGCTGATATCATTCTAACTACTCCTGAG AAATTTGATGCTGTGACTCGTTATCGCATAAAAGATGGTGGCTTGAGCTTTTTCAGTGATATAGCACTTCTACTTATTGATGAAGTTCACCTATTGAACGATCCACGTGGAGCCACTTTGGAGGCAATAGTTAGCAGAATAAAAATGCTTTCTCGCAACCCAGAGCTAAGATCAAGTCCTCTTGCTCATGTCCGCTTCCTTGCTGTGTCTGCCACGATTCCAAATGTTGAGGACCTCG CTGAATGGCTTTTGGTTCCTGTCCAAGGACTAAAAAG GTTTGGGGAAGAAATGAGGCCTGTCAAGTTGACTACTAAAGTTTTTG GCTACACCCCAGCCAAAAATGACTTTCTATTTGAGAAG CGCCttcaaaactatatttttg ATATTCTCATGCAATTTTCAAGGGGAAAATCTGCTCTGGTTTTTTGTTCAACTAGAAAGGGAGCACAAGAAGCAGCACAATGCCTCTCTCAGATAGCAATGACCTTTGGATATTCAAATCCATTCATTAAAAGTAGTGAACAGAAGGAAAGGCTAAGGGAAGCATCACTATCATGCAGTGATAAACAAATGCAATCTTATATCATTTTTGGTG ttgGTTATCACAATGGCGGGCTTTGCTTGAAGGATCGCAATCTCATTGAAGGTCTTTTTCTTAAGGGCGATATTCAAATTCTGTGTACTACAAATACGCTTGCCCATGGGAtcaacctaccagcacacacaGTAGTGATCAAATCAACGCAGCACTT CAACAAGGAAAAAGGTCTCTACATGGAATATGACCGATCCACAATATTACAG ATGTGCGGGAGGGCAGGCCGACCACCATTTGATGATACAGGAATGGTTATAATCATGACAAGAAAAGAAACA GTACATTTGTATGAGAATCTATTGAATGGATGTGAAGTGGTGGAATCGCA ATTGCTTCCATGTGTGACAGAGCACTTAACTGCAGAGATAGTTCAACTGACCGTCTCTGATATTACAAAAGCAATTGAATGGTTGAAGTGCTCATATTTATATGTCAGAATGAAAAAG AACCCTGAGAATTATGCAGTTAAAAAAGGGACTTCAATTGGCCGTATAGAGAGGCATATGCAAG aGATTTGTGTCCAGAAAGTTAATGAGTTATCCCAACATCAAATGATCTGGACTGATGAAGATGGTTTCCTCTTGAAGTCACTAG ATCCTGGAAAGCTGATGACAAAGTACTACTTGAAATTTGACACAATGAAACACATTATGCAGACCCCTGTAAACTGCACTATAGAAGATGCACTTCATATCATATGCCGTGCTGAGGAAATTGctt GGATACAGCTCAGACGCAATGAGAAGAAACTTCTAAACGACATAAACACTGACAAAGATGGCCGACTTCGCTATCACATCCTTGATGATAAGGGGAAACGGAAAAAGCGTATCCAAactagagaagaaaaaatatttgttttggcAAATGATTGCTTGACTGGTGATCCTTCAGTTCATGATTTATCCCTGAGCCAG GACATGAATTCTATATGCTCAAATGGGAGTAGAATTGTGAAGTGCATGAAAGAGTATTTCATTTACAAGAAGAATTATAAAGGAGCCTTGAATTCAACACTCTTAGCGAAATCCTTGTATCAAAAACTCTGGGATGATAGTCCATACTTGCTGAAACAATTACCTGGCATTGGAATGGTGACCGCCAAG GCACTGCATTCAATGGGAATTAACTCATTTGAGACTTTAGCTGAAGCCGATCCAAGGAGGATAGAGATAGTCACTGGTCGAAAATACCCATTCGGGAACCATATTAAGGATTCCTTACATTCACTACCTCCAAAAGTCGACATGAAGGTTGAGGAAATTGAGTGCAAGAGGCAAGGAAAGTCCAAGCTGGTAGTGACATTGACTAGGCTAACACAATCAGTGCAATCAACAAAAAGACATTATGCTGATATG ATTGTTGGCTCAGAAGAGGAGAACTTGATTATCTTCCATGAGAAAATAAG CCTGGAAGAGTTCTCCAG CCCCTATAGTGCAACAATTCTCCTGTCAAATCCTCATCAAGGAAAGCTGACTATTAAGGCTGATCTTATTTTTGAAGAATACA TTGGTATTGATCTCCGCCAAAAACTTTTACTGATGAAAGAGAACAATTTAAGCATGAATTATAATAAGAGAAATAATCAGCCTTGCTCTTTTCCTCTGCCTGAGGAAGTATATATCATAGATGATGATGAACCTACATCTCGAGCTCCAGCCAAAGAGCATAACAGATCAGTCAACTCTGAAAGGAAAAATGATTCCTT GCCCACTTTCAACCTCCTAGATGAAGATATGTGGGAAG GTGAGCCTGATGTTGAAGATAAAGAAGATGATTGCAAAATCATCACTGAAAAAACAGTATTTGATCACATACgtgaaaaatccaaaaactttCCCATCTTGGCTGCATCAAGTAGTGCCTGTTCTCCATTAGCAGAGACCTTGATTTTCACAAGAAAGCGAACTCGTGAGAAGCAGCTTGAACTCCAAAGTGAAGTAGAAGTTCTGGAAGAGACAGACAGAAACAAGATTCCACGACAGAGTGTGGTCAATCCATCTTCAGAAACCATAGAGGCAGAAGACTATGGGCTTGGTACTAACAAATGTATGACTCCAACTCACCACATTACTGCCAGAAGCTTAGATACCATGATCGAAGGCGGGCCTCCTCCAGAATCTGACGAAAGCACATTGAAAACTTCAATTGAGGAATCAATATTTGATCATATTCGGAGAAAATCTAAGAATTTCCCTGTTATCAATAAATCAAAGACCGAGGATTTTGAGTCTTTACTCTGGACAAAGGAACATTTCTCTGACAGTCAGGCCGGCTTTAGTAGTGCTTCCTCTGAAATATTGAAAGAGATGAATCCAGATAAAGTCCTAAGAACGTCAGATTCGGAAAGCACAGAGGTCAAACGCAACATATATTTTGGAAGCTCCTATGGGTTACTGAATCTTCCTCCAAGAGTTTCAAGCACCAATGCTGATTCATCATCTATTAAGATGCTATCATTTGATATTTCCATGTTAAAGAATAGGGAGCAGTTAGCAGAACCAGTGAGCTCCATGAAAAGTAGCAGCAAACCGCAATGCTCTCCAAGAGAATCTAAAAGGCAGCAGTGTTCTCCAAATGAATTCAAAAGACAGTGCTGCTCATTGGAAACAGCTAGCGAAACCAAGGAAGCAGATTCATTTCTTGGGTTTAAGAGTGTCTTTTCATTTCTCTGA
- the LOC142606689 gene encoding putative beta-1,3-galactosyltransferase 2 — translation MSMKSRGMGIRVYAKSIYLVLLVCLGCFCAGLVFINRMWTVPEANDIAITSKLEDARINLKSENYPKLKVVQHKGNNSAGVLDKTMTNLDTELTASRAAHESIMHDSPMSRNMKNVETNAKRKYFMVVGINTAFSSRKRRESVRATWMPQGEKRMKLEEEKGIVIRFVIGRSSTSGGIHDKEIDAEEMLHGDFLRLDHVEAYLELSGKTKTYFSTAVALWDAEFYIKVDDDIHVNLAMLGTTLARHRMKPRVYIGCMKSGLVHARKGMKYHEPEYWKFGEMGNKYFLHATGQLYAISKDLAMYISTNQPILHKYANEDVSLGTWLIGLDVEHVDDRSLCCGTPPDCEWKIRAGNICAASFDRKCNGICKSVERIMDVHQRCGEDKNAIWSASF, via the exons ATGTCTATGAAGAGTAGAGGAATGGGAATAAGAGTGTATGCTAAGTCTATTTACTTGGTCCTTTTGGTGTGCTTAGGCTGCTTCTGTGCTGGATTGGTTTTCATTAACAG GATGTGGACGGTGCCTGAAGCTAATGATATTGCAATAACTTCTAAACTCGAAGATGCCCGAATAAACTTAAAATCTGAGAATTATCCAAAACTT AAGGTTGTACAGCATAAAGGAAATAACAGTGCGGG GGTCTTGGATAAGACAATGACAAATTTGGATACGGAATTAACAGCTTCTAGGGCAGCACATGAATCTATAATGCATGACTCTCCGATGTCGCGAAACATGAAGAATGTTGAAACAAATGCGAAAAGAAAATACTTTATGGTTGTAGGAATCAATACAGCTTTTAGTAGCCGCAAGCGAAGGGAGTCTGTTCGTGCTACTTGGATGCCACAAG GTGAGAAGAGAATGAAATTGGAGGAAGAGAAGGGTATAGTGATTCGCTTTGTTATAGGTCGCAG TTCGACATCTGGTGGTATACATGACAAAGAAATTGACGCAGAAGAGATGTTGCATGGAGACTTCTTGCGCCTA GACCATGTTGAGGCCTACCTGGAATTATCAGGCAAGACTAAGACTTATTTTTCAACTGCTGTTGCATTGTGGGATGCAGAATTTTACATTAAAgttgatgatgatattcatgtAAATTTAG CTATGCTAGGAACAACTCTAGCTAGACACCGTATGAAACCTCGGGTTTACATTGGCTGCATGAAGTCTGGTCTTGTCCATGCTCGAAA GGGAATGAAATACCATGAACCAGAGTATTGGAAATTTGGTGAGATGGGAAACAAGTATTTTCTACATGCTACAGGACA atTATATGCCATCTCAAAAGACTTGGCTATGTATATATCGACAAACCA GCCTATACTGCACAAATATGCCAATGAGGATGTTTCATTGGGAACTTGGTTAATTGGTTTAGATGTGGAGCATGTGGACGACAGGAGTCTCTGTTGTGGTACCCCACCTG ATTGTGAGTGGAAGATACGGGCAGGCAACATCTGTGCTGCTTCATTTGATCGGAAATGTAATGGGATTTGCAAGTCTGTTGAGAGAATCATGGATGTTCACCAGCGCTGTGGCGAGGATAAGAACGCTATATGGAGTGCAAGCTTCTGA